From a single Brassica napus cultivar Da-Ae chromosome C9, Da-Ae, whole genome shotgun sequence genomic region:
- the LOC106359122 gene encoding tRNA-splicing endonuclease subunit Sen2-2 isoform X2, which yields MAPRWKWKGAEAKALAEPISNSVSELQLSLAKTETSGSLSSCNVLLAVEPEQAELLDRCCFGRLVLSAEKDKKCIQLSFEEAFYLLYNLKCIKIYLQGRCLENEVDTWMYMKSQRPNFPIFFKPYSHLRSKNWVLRSGLQYGVHFVAYRHHPSLVHSEYSVLVQSGDSNRLRVWSDVHCAVRLSGSVAKTLLTVHVSGNSKKEDLNLPLCLENYRVEEQTICRWSPELNREDETTNPKPNATTAIH from the exons ATGGCACCCAGATGGAAATGGAAAGGTGCTGAAGCCAAAGCTCTTGCGGAACCAATTTCAAACTCAGTCTCAGAGCTCCAACTCTCTCTAGCCAAAACAGAGACATCCGGTTCCCTTTCGAGTTGCAACGTGCTTCTAGCGGTTGAGCCTGAGCAAGCTGAGCTACTCGACCGCTGTTGTTTTGGCAGACTCGTCCTATCCGCTGAGAAAGACAAGAAATGTATTCAGTTATCCTTTGAAGAAGCTTTCTATTTGCTTTACAATCTCAAATGCATCAAAATCTACCTCCAAGGCCGTTGCTTGGAGAACGAAGTCGACACTTGGATGTACATGAAATCACAAAGACCAAACTTCCCGATATTTTTCAAACCTTATTCACATTTACGGTCCAAGAACTGGGTTTTGAGATCCGGGTTGCAATACGGTGTGCATTTCGTGGCATACCGTCACCATCCATCTCTTGTCCACTCTGAATACTCTGTTTTGGTTCAGTCTGGTGATAGTAATCGGTTAAGAGTGTGGTCAGATGTCCATTGTGCTGTTCGTTTAAGCGGCAGTGTTGCCAAGACGTTATTGACTGTCCATGTGAGTGGTAACTCTAAAAAAGAGGATTTGAATCTACCTTTGTGTTTGGAGAACTACAGAGTGGAAGAGCAAACTATTTGTAGATGGAGCCCAGAACTCAATCGTGAAGATGAAACCACAAATCCAAAACCAAATGCTACCACT GCTATACATTGA
- the LOC106359122 gene encoding tRNA-splicing endonuclease subunit Sen2-2 isoform X3, whose amino-acid sequence MAPRWKWKGAEAKALAEPISNSVSELQLSLAKTETSGSLSSCNVLLAVEPEQAELLDRCCFGRLVLSAEKDKKCIQLSFEEAFYLLYNLKCIKIYLQGRCLENEVDTWMYMKSQRPNFPIFFKPYSHLRSKNWVLRSGLQYGVHFVAYRHHPSLVHSEYSVLVQSGDSNRLRVWSDVHCAVRLSGSVAKTLLTVHVSGNSKKEDLNLPLCLENYRVEEQTICRWSPELNREDETTNPKPNATTY is encoded by the exons ATGGCACCCAGATGGAAATGGAAAGGTGCTGAAGCCAAAGCTCTTGCGGAACCAATTTCAAACTCAGTCTCAGAGCTCCAACTCTCTCTAGCCAAAACAGAGACATCCGGTTCCCTTTCGAGTTGCAACGTGCTTCTAGCGGTTGAGCCTGAGCAAGCTGAGCTACTCGACCGCTGTTGTTTTGGCAGACTCGTCCTATCCGCTGAGAAAGACAAGAAATGTATTCAGTTATCCTTTGAAGAAGCTTTCTATTTGCTTTACAATCTCAAATGCATCAAAATCTACCTCCAAGGCCGTTGCTTGGAGAACGAAGTCGACACTTGGATGTACATGAAATCACAAAGACCAAACTTCCCGATATTTTTCAAACCTTATTCACATTTACGGTCCAAGAACTGGGTTTTGAGATCCGGGTTGCAATACGGTGTGCATTTCGTGGCATACCGTCACCATCCATCTCTTGTCCACTCTGAATACTCTGTTTTGGTTCAGTCTGGTGATAGTAATCGGTTAAGAGTGTGGTCAGATGTCCATTGTGCTGTTCGTTTAAGCGGCAGTGTTGCCAAGACGTTATTGACTGTCCATGTGAGTGGTAACTCTAAAAAAGAGGATTTGAATCTACCTTTGTGTTTGGAGAACTACAGAGTGGAAGAGCAAACTATTTGTAGATGGAGCCCAGAACTCAATCGTGAAGATGAAACCACAAATCCAAAACCAAATGCTACCACT TATTGA
- the LOC106359122 gene encoding tRNA-splicing endonuclease subunit Sen2-2 isoform X1, which translates to MAPRWKWKGAEAKALAEPISNSVSELQLSLAKTETSGSLSSCNVLLAVEPEQAELLDRCCFGRLVLSAEKDKKCIQLSFEEAFYLLYNLKCIKIYLQGRCLENEVDTWMYMKSQRPNFPIFFKPYSHLRSKNWVLRSGLQYGVHFVAYRHHPSLVHSEYSVLVQSGDSNRLRVWSDVHCAVRLSGSVAKTLLTVHVSGNSKKEDLNLPLCLENYRVEEQTICRWSPELNREDETTNPKPNATTVSDLKSL; encoded by the coding sequence ATGGCACCCAGATGGAAATGGAAAGGTGCTGAAGCCAAAGCTCTTGCGGAACCAATTTCAAACTCAGTCTCAGAGCTCCAACTCTCTCTAGCCAAAACAGAGACATCCGGTTCCCTTTCGAGTTGCAACGTGCTTCTAGCGGTTGAGCCTGAGCAAGCTGAGCTACTCGACCGCTGTTGTTTTGGCAGACTCGTCCTATCCGCTGAGAAAGACAAGAAATGTATTCAGTTATCCTTTGAAGAAGCTTTCTATTTGCTTTACAATCTCAAATGCATCAAAATCTACCTCCAAGGCCGTTGCTTGGAGAACGAAGTCGACACTTGGATGTACATGAAATCACAAAGACCAAACTTCCCGATATTTTTCAAACCTTATTCACATTTACGGTCCAAGAACTGGGTTTTGAGATCCGGGTTGCAATACGGTGTGCATTTCGTGGCATACCGTCACCATCCATCTCTTGTCCACTCTGAATACTCTGTTTTGGTTCAGTCTGGTGATAGTAATCGGTTAAGAGTGTGGTCAGATGTCCATTGTGCTGTTCGTTTAAGCGGCAGTGTTGCCAAGACGTTATTGACTGTCCATGTGAGTGGTAACTCTAAAAAAGAGGATTTGAATCTACCTTTGTGTTTGGAGAACTACAGAGTGGAAGAGCAAACTATTTGTAGATGGAGCCCAGAACTCAATCGTGAAGATGAAACCACAAATCCAAAACCAAATGCTACCACTGTGAGTGATTTGAAATCTCTTTGA